GCTTCTTCAGTAAAGGGATGCCAGTACCTCATGGCTACTACAACTTTGTAATTCTCTCCCAGCACGTTCTGAAGAGCTTTTGCCTGCTGCTCTGTCTGTTCTCTCTGAGGAGATTTGCCTCCCATGACCTCGTAGTAGTGTTTGGTCTTTTCGGCTCTTAGCTTTGCTATCAGGCGAGCAACTGGCTTTTGTATGAGTCTTGGTATCTCTATAATATCGTGGTCCGAAAAAAGGTTGTAAAGGAAGGGCTCAACCGCAGAGAGACTGTCGGGACCTCCCATGTTTAGAAGCACAACACCTATCTTACTCATTGGAAACCTCTACAAGCATGTTTTTAACGGGAAATACCTTTGAGACTCCTCCTCTCATGCTCACACCGATGAGTTTGTCCGCATACGATGCCAGCACTTCTCTCAAAGTGACTACGATAAACTGCGCCTTCTGGGACCTTTTTCTTATGAGCTGCCCTACTCTCTTGGCATTTGCCTCATCAAGATGTGCATCCACCTCATCAAAGTAATAAAAGGGTGATGGTTTGTAGTCCTGTATGGCAAAGATAAGGGATAGGGCAACCAGCGTCTTTTCTCCACCTGATATGGCTTCTAAGTATTGCACTTCTTTGCCTTTTGGCTTTACCACCAAGTTTATACCGCCTGAAAAAGGGTCTTCGGGCTTCTCTACCTGCATGTAGGCTTTCCCACCGGGAGAAAGCTCAGCAAAGACCTTTTTGAGGCTTTCGTTTATACTCTCAAAAGCCTCCGTAAAAGCATTTAGCTTCTTTGCCTCTATCTCTTCTATCATATCCCTTATTGCCTTCTTCTCTTGGTTAAGTCTTTGGTATCTTTCGGTGTAATCTCTGTGTCTTGCCTCGTACTCTTTGTAATCTTCCTCCGCCTTAAAGTTTATGGTTCCAAGCTCTTCCATCTGCTTGCGTACCTTCTCCATGACTTCTTTTATCTTAGTGTAGCCCTCTTTTACATCCTGCACATCTCCAAAAAACTCTAAATCACGGAGCTTTTTTGTAGTTTCGTTTAACTTTTCCTCAAGTTTAGCTTTTTCCATCTCATACTTGGCAAGCTCTTCCCTTTTGGTCTCTTCTTGCATTCTCAGCCCACCTATGCTGGCTTGCAAGTCCCTGCAAACATCCTCCAGTTTATCCCTCTTTGAGTAAAGCTCGTATGCAGTGCGTTCAAGGTCTTTTACACTCTCCTCAAGCTTTGCCTTTTCTTCTTTTAGCTTTTTTATTCTTTCCTCTGCCTCTTTCACAGCACCTGCGGCACTCTCAAGGAAAGCCATCTTCCTTTTTATCTCCATCTGGAGATTTTGAAGGTCCTTTTGCACATCCTTTAGTTTCATATTGAGTGAGAAAAGATGCTCTTTGAGTTTGTCAAGATTTTTCAGTTCTCTCTCGTAGCTTTCCCTAAGGCTCTCTATGCCCGATTCTCTGTAATGCTCCAGTATGGATTGCTTCTTTATTAAAAGGTTGTTTAGCTTTTCCTCAAGGTAAAAAACCTCCTGACCCAAAGCCTCTCTTTCTTTTAAAAGACCCTCTCTTTCCTTGGCAAGCACCTCCAAGTACTCCTGTGATTTTCTGAGCTTATCTTCCATTTCCTTTATCCTCTCAAAACTCATCTTGTCGGACTCTTCTGTGTCTTTGAGGCGCCTCTCAAGTATTTTCAAAACGCCCTCCTTTTCTATAAGTTCCTGTCTTACAGTTTTTAAAAGTCTTTCCACCTGCTCCTCTTCATCTTTTAACCTTTTCTCCATCAGAGAGAGCCTATCTACCTCTTTAGCATAAAACTCCCTTCCAAGCTCTCCCTTGCTTTGTGCATCGCCTCCACTTATTACACCGCTCTTTTCAAAAACCTCACCTTCCAAGGTGACCATTCTGTAAGTGCCTATCCCTAAATCTTTCGCACTTTGAAAGTTCTCTACCAGAAGCGTGTCCCCAAATATAAATCTTACTGCCTTCTCAAACTTCCTGTCGTATTCTACAAGGTTAACCACGAAGTCTATAAAGCCCTTTCGTCTTGGATAAGGGGGAAGGCTTGGGACCTTTATTCTGCTAAGGGGTATAAAGTTCATTCTGCCACCCTTTACCTCTTTTAGCCTTTCTATGCAAGCTTTTGCCACATTCTCATCTTCCACCACCACATAAGAGAGCCTTGCTCCGCCGGCGGACTCCACCGCTTTTATATACTCGTGATCTTTTACCCTTATAAGCTCAGACCCCCTTCCATAAACACCCTCTATACCCTCAAAAGGTAGTGTGTCCCCCTCGGAACTCATAAGCTTAGCTTCCAGCATAGCTTTCTCTTTTATTAACTCCTCTCTTTCTTTTCTTATTCTTCTTAACCTCTCTTCAAGACTTTCAAGCTCCTGCTTCTTCTTTCTTAAAGACACCTCCTCCTCCTTCTGCATCTTGCGGTAGTTTTCCATCTTCAGTATGTTTTCCCCCATCTGTGATTTTAATTTTTCCTTCTCCTCTCTAAGTCTTTGCATCTCTTCCATGATCCTCTCTCGTTTGAGGTCCATCTCCCTTAGCTTTATATCTATGCTTGAGAGAAGACGCTTTTTGCTATCCAGATCCTTCCTGATGATGCTTATCTTCTCTTGAGTTGCTTGGGCTTCTTCAAGGGATACTTTTAGTCTCTCCTCCTTACTTTTTAAGGCTGAGTAAAGAGCTTTAGCTTCCTCCTCCTTTGCCGATATTTGCCTTTCCTTCTGTGTTATAAGACTATTAATGTGTTTTTCTTCCTCAAGAAGGGTTTCAAGGTTCGCTCTCAGACTCCTTAGATGACTTTCGCTCCTTAGTATCTCTTCCTGCGTTTCTTCTCTCTTCTTTATAGCCTCTTTTATGCTTTTTTCTAAGTATTCTATGTCCGAGCTTATCTTCCCAAGTTTTTCCCTGAAGGGAAGGAGTTGGTCGTTTACTGACCTTAGTTCCTCTTCCCTCTGTTGGTATTCAAGTTCCAAAACCTTCAGTTTTTCCCTTATTTCTAAAAGCTCCTT
The DNA window shown above is from Hydrogenobacter thermophilus TK-6 and carries:
- the smc gene encoding chromosome segregation protein SMC encodes the protein MGAWIEKIVVEGFKSYGKGRVEIPLGPGFVGIVGPNGAGKSNIGDAISFALSLATAKTLRAKNLSYLIYTKDSDSSHHAYVEVHFKNEGTFPLEDSIIVISRKVDKDGRSIFRINGSVIRERDLKDLLAKAGLYENAYNIVLQGDVIRFLRMTPVERRKLIEEVAGIGEYEEKKQKALADLGEVELKLREFRLLIDEMEVQMERLSEDVRKLRRYRELENTLRDLHIKLLMKEAKATSQSIENLQALIEERKKELLEIREKLKVLELEYQQREEELRSVNDQLLPFREKLGKISSDIEYLEKSIKEAIKKREETQEEILRSESHLRSLRANLETLLEEEKHINSLITQKERQISAKEEEAKALYSALKSKEERLKVSLEEAQATQEKISIIRKDLDSKKRLLSSIDIKLREMDLKRERIMEEMQRLREEKEKLKSQMGENILKMENYRKMQKEEEVSLRKKKQELESLEERLRRIRKEREELIKEKAMLEAKLMSSEGDTLPFEGIEGVYGRGSELIRVKDHEYIKAVESAGGARLSYVVVEDENVAKACIERLKEVKGGRMNFIPLSRIKVPSLPPYPRRKGFIDFVVNLVEYDRKFEKAVRFIFGDTLLVENFQSAKDLGIGTYRMVTLEGEVFEKSGVISGGDAQSKGELGREFYAKEVDRLSLMEKRLKDEEEQVERLLKTVRQELIEKEGVLKILERRLKDTEESDKMSFERIKEMEDKLRKSQEYLEVLAKEREGLLKEREALGQEVFYLEEKLNNLLIKKQSILEHYRESGIESLRESYERELKNLDKLKEHLFSLNMKLKDVQKDLQNLQMEIKRKMAFLESAAGAVKEAEERIKKLKEEKAKLEESVKDLERTAYELYSKRDKLEDVCRDLQASIGGLRMQEETKREELAKYEMEKAKLEEKLNETTKKLRDLEFFGDVQDVKEGYTKIKEVMEKVRKQMEELGTINFKAEEDYKEYEARHRDYTERYQRLNQEKKAIRDMIEEIEAKKLNAFTEAFESINESLKKVFAELSPGGKAYMQVEKPEDPFSGGINLVVKPKGKEVQYLEAISGGEKTLVALSLIFAIQDYKPSPFYYFDEVDAHLDEANAKRVGQLIRKRSQKAQFIVVTLREVLASYADKLIGVSMRGGVSKVFPVKNMLVEVSNE